The Pseudomonas putida nucleotide sequence GCCTTGGCGCCCGTCTCGTTATATTGTCGTACCAACAAGTCGGTCGCGCACGCCTGCCACAGGCGTTACTGGCCAAAAATAAACGTAGGAGCGAGCGCTAGCTCGCGATGCGCCGCGCGGGCGGCGCTCGATTTCGGCACCACCATCAAACCCAAGGCATGCACCCCAGGCCCCACCAAAACCTCAGCCCTTTTCGGCCGGTGCCGAGCTCAGTTCGAACGGACTGCTGCTGCGCCGCTGGTTACGGTCTTCCCGCGGCGTGGCGCCGAAGAAATTGCGATAGGCGCTGGAGAAATGCGGCCCCGAGGAGAAGCCACAGGACAAGCCGATCTGGATGATCGACTTGCTGGTCTGCATCAGCATCTGCCGCGCCTTGTTCAGCCGCAGCTCCAGGTAGTACTGGCTCGGCACGCGGTTCAGGTACTGCTTGAAGATCCGCTCCAGCTGCCGGCGCGACACGCAGACATGCTGGGCGATTTCGTCAGTGGTCAGCGGCTCTTCGATGTTCGCTTCCATCAACAGCACGGCCTGGGTCAGCTTCGGATGACTCGAGCCAAGGCGGTTCTGCAGCGGGATGCGCTGGCGCTCGCCACCTTCGCGGATGCGCTCGACCACCAGTTCCTCGGATACCGCCCCCGCCAGTTCGGCCCCATGATCGCGGGCCAGCACCGCCAGCAGCAGGTCGGTCACGGCCATGCCACCACAGGCGGTCAGGCGATCACGGTCCCAGTCGAACAAGTGACTGGTGGCGATCACCTTGGGGAAACGCTCGGCAAAGTCATCCTGCCACCGCCAGTGCACCGCAGCACGATAACCGTCGAGCAGCCCGAGCATGGCCAGCGGGTACACCCCGGCGGACAGGCCACCGATCATGCAACCACTGCGCGCCAGCTGCTTTAGCGCCGTCGACAGCGCCGAGCCCACCGCCTGGGGCAGGTCGTCGGCCAGCAGGAACAGCTTGTGGCATCCTTCCAGGCGCCCGTTCCACGGCTCGCCCGGCAGGCGCCAGGCGCCCTCCTCGGCAGGCTCTGCCTGGAGGAAGGCGATCTCGTAGACCACCTCCGGATGCACCCGCTGGGCCACCTGCAACACTTCCTCCGCCAGCGCCAGGGTCAAAGGCTTGGTGCTTGGCCAGATGAGAAAACCGATTCGCTGGGTGGTCATAGGGTACGGTCCGAAACCTGGGTTCGTTCGAGTCTGTGGCGCCGGGTCAGGCTGCGCTCGCTGCGCAGCATGCCCTATTCTGGTGCAAAGGTGCAGCGTTTTACTTCAAGCTGCCGGAGAGGAACTGCTTGAGGCGCTCCGATTGCGGGTTGGCCAGCACTTCACGCGGGCAACCGGTTTCTTCGACCAGGCCTTTGTGCAGGAACACCAGCTGGTTCGACACTTCGCGGGCAAAGCCCATTTCGTGAGTCACCACCACCATGGTGCGGCCTTCCTGGGCCAGTGCCTGCATGACCTTGAGCACATCCCCTACCAGCTCGGGGTCGAGTGCCGAAGTCGGTTCGTCGAAGAGCATAACCTCTGGCTCCATGGCCAGGGCCCGGGCAATTGCCACACGTTGTTGCTCGCCACCGGACATGTGGCCCGGGAAAGCATCCTTGCGGTGCGCCACACCAACCTTGGCCAGGTAGTGCTCGGCCTTCTCCAGGGCTTCCTTCTTGTTCATCCCCAGCACGTGCACCGGGGCTTCGATGATGTTCTCCAGTGCAGTCATGTGCGACCACAGGTTGAAATGCTGGAACACCATCGACAGGCGCGAGCGCATGCGCTGCAGCTGGCGCGGGTCGGAAGCCTTGAGCGCGCCATCCTTGCCAGCTACCAGCTTGAGTTCTTCGTTGTTGAGCAGGATCTTGCCTGCATGGGGCTGCTCGAGCAGGTTGATGCAGCGCAGGAAGGTCGACTTGCCAGAACCGCTGGAGCCGATGATGCTGATCACATCGCCTGCCTTGGCCGCCAGGGACACGCCCTTGAGCACTTCATGGCTGCCGTAGCGCTTGTGCAGGTCTTGGACTTCGAGTTTGTACATGCTGTCGGTTCTCACAGAGCGTTCAGTGCTTGCGCGGCGCCAGGTAGCCGAGCCAGCGGCGTTCGGCCATCTTGAACAGGCGCACGAGGATGAAGGTCAGGCACAGGTAGAACACGCCCGCCGTGATGTAGGCCTCGAAAGGCAGGTAGTACTGGGCATTGACCGTGCGCGCGGCGCCAGTGATGTCGATCAGGGTGACGATCGACGCCAGGCTGGTGGTCTGCAGCATCATGATCACTTCGTTGCTGTACTGCGGCAGCGCCCGGCGCAGGGCCGATGGCAGCAGGATGCGGCGGTACATCTTCATGCGCGACATGCCCATGGCCTTGGCCGCTTCGATCTCGCCATGGGGCGTGGCCTTGAGGCTGCCGGCGATGATTTCTGCGGTGTAGGCGCTGGTATTGATGGCGAAGGCCAGGCAGGCGCAGAAGGTAGCGCTGGACAACCACGGCCAGAAGATGCTCTCGCGCACCGCCTCGAACTGGGCCAGGCCGTAGTAGATCAGGAACAGCTGCACCAGCATCGGCGTGCCACGAATCACGTAGGTGTACAGCCAGGCGCCCATGTTCACCAGCGGCTGCTTGGAGACGCGCATCAGGCCCAGCGGAATCGCCGCCACCAGGCCAAACAGCAGCGACAGCGCCAGCAGCTTGAGGGTGGTCAGCAGGCCGCCGAGGTACAGCGGCATGGCTTCCCAGACGACGTTGTAGTCGAAAATCATAGTTCAGCCACCTTGACGCCTACCGAGTAGCGGCGCTCCAGATACTTCAGCGCCAGCAGCGAAATACTGGTGATCACCAGGTACAGCGCGGCCACGGCCAGGAAGAAGGTGAAAGGCTCGCGGGTGGCGTCGGCCGCCTGCTTGGCCTTGAACATCATGTCCTGCAGGCCGACCACCGAAATCAGCGCCGTGGCCTTGGTCAACACCAGCCAGTTGTTGGTGAAGCCCGGGATGGCCAGGCGGATCATCTGCGGCACCTGGATGCGGAAGAACACCTGGCGCGCGCTCATGCCATAGGCCACGCCGGCTTCGGCCTGGCCCTTGGGGATACCGAGGAACGCACCACGGAAGGTTTCCGACAGGTACGCACCGAAAATGAAGCCCAGCGTGCCGATACCGGCTACCAGCGGATTCAGGTCGATGTAATCGTCATAGCCGAGCAGCGGTGCCACCCGGTTGATGATGTCCTGGCCGCCGTAGAAGATCAGCAGGATCAGGACCAGGTCGGGGATGCCACGGATCACCGTGGAATACAGATCCCCCAGCCAGGCCAGCCAGCGCACCGGCGACAAACGCAGCGCCACGCCGATCAGGCCGAGGACGATGGCCAGGGCCATCGACGACAGGGCGAGCTGTAGCGTCAGCCACGCCCCGTCGAGGATGACTGCCCCATAGCCTTTCAACATGATTGGGATTCCTCAGGGCTTGGGAATGAAAAATGGTGCAAACCTCAGAGCCTCTGCTGTTTGCACCATTGCACAGGTGAAACCCGACGTCTTAGTTCGAGTCTGGACCGTAGATGTCGAAGTTGAAGTACTTCTTCTCGATTTCTTTGTACTTGCCGTTGGCGCGAATGGCGTCGATGGCCTTGTTGATGCGCTCGCGGTTGGCATCGTCGCCCTTGCGCACGGCGATACCGACGCCGTCACCGAAGTACTTCACGTCGGTGAACGATGGGCCGACGAAGGCAAAGCCCTTGCCGGCATCGGTTTTCAGGAAGCCGTCTTCGAGCAGGGTGGCGTCGGCCACGGTACCGTCCAGGCGGCCGGCGGCAACGTCGAGGTAGATTTCGTTCTGGGTGCCGTATGGAACTACGGTGGCGCCCTTCGGAGCCAGCACTTCCTTGGCGAAGCGGTCGTGGATCGAGCCGCGCTGCACGCCGATCTTCTTGCCCTTGAGTTCGTCGAGGCTGTCGCTGACGGTGGTGCCGTCCTTCATGACCAGGCGCGCCGGGGTCAGGTAGTAGCGCTTGGTGAAGTCGACCGACTTCTTGCGATCATCGGTGATCGACATGGACGACAGGATGGCGTCGATCTTGCGCACTTTCAGTGCCGGGATCAGGCCGTCGAACTCTTGCTCGACCCAGGTGCACTTGGCCTTCATCTCTTCACACAGGGCGTTGCCGATGTCGTAGTCGAAACCGGCGATGCTGCCGTCCGGCTGCTTGAAGGCGAACGGTGGGTAGGCGGCTTCGATGCCGATCTTCAACGGTTTTTCATCGGCCTGCGATACCAGGGAAAACACGGAAAGCGCCAGGGCGCCAAGCAGTGCGAGCTTCTTCATCAGGTAACTCCATCGGTACGGGGCAATACGAGGCAGGGGTAACAGCTGCCCGATATGCGAATGGGTACAACGCGAGCCGCGCAGGGTTCGACCAAGGTCGCAGACCACGAGCGAGTGAGTGGCATTTTAACGACAGCCCGGTAGTCGATATTTCTTCAAAGCGACAACTACTTACAGAAGCGCTTGAAATCGCGGCGGGCGATGTTGACAGCTTTTGCAAATCATGCAAGAGCTCTAGAGAAATAACCTGTAAGCCAAGCAATTACCGGGCCTATTATTGGCAAACCCTTGCAATACGGCAAGTGCAGCGTTTCACCTTGCTGAAAATGCCCACGCAAGCGCACCGAAACGGCTCAGATCTGTTTCCGAGTGCCCCGATCCTGTGCGAAAACGGTGACAGAAGAGTTACCGATGATTGTCGGGTAACAGTAAAGCAAAAACCCCGCCGATTGCCTTGGCGGGGTTTTGCACACTCGTTAACCCGGGCTTATCAGGCCGAAGCCAGGCTCATCGCCTTGTGGGTGTCGATCAGGTGCTGCACCACGCCCGGGTCGGCCAGGGTCGAGATGTCACCCAGGGCATCGTATTCGGCGGTGGCGATCTTGCGCAGGATACGCCGCATGATCTTGCCCGAACGGGTCTTCGGCAGCCCTGGCGCCCACTGGATCACATCCGGCGAGGCAATCGGGCCGATCTCCTTGCGCACCCAGTTCTTCAGCTCCAGGCGCAGCTGCTCGCTCGGCTCGATACCGGCATTGAGAGTGACGTAGACATAGATGCCTTGCCCCTTGATGTCGTGCGGCACGCCGACCACTGCGGCCTCCGCTACCTTGGCGTGGGCGACCATGGCACTTTCGATCTCGGCGGTACCCATGCGGTGGCCGGACACGTTGAGCACGTCGTCCACGCGGCCGGTGATCCAGTAGTAGCCATCCTCGTCACGGCGCGCGCCGTCGCCGGTGAAGTACATGCCACGGAAGGTCTTGAAGTAGGTGTCGACGAAGCGGTCGTGGTCGCCGTACAGCGAACGCGACTGGCCTGGCCAGGAATCGAGGATCACCAGGTTGCCTTCGGCGGCCCCTTCGATCAGGTTGCCCAGGTTGTCCACCAGCGCCGGCACCACACCGAAGAATGGCCGGGTCGCCGAACCCGGCTTGAGCGCCGTGGCACCCGGCAGCGGGCTGATCAGCACGCCACCGGTCTCGGTCTGCCACCAGGTGTCGACGATCGGGCAACGCTCCTTACCCACGGTCTTGTAGTACCAGTTCCAGGCCTCGGGGTTGATCGGTTCGCCCACCGAACCCAGCAGGCGCAGGCTGGAACCGTCGGCGCCGGCAACGGCGGCCTGCCCTTCGGCCATCATGGCGCGGATGGCGGTCGGTGCGGTGTAGAGGATGTTGACCTTGTGCTTGTCGACGATCTTCGACACCCGGGTGATGTCCGGGTAGTTCGGCACGCCTTCGAACAGCAGCGTGGTGGCGCCGTTGGCCAGCGGGCCGTAGACGATGTAGCTGTGGCCGGTGACCCAGCCGACGTCGGCGGTGCACCAGTAGACTTCGCCCGGGCGGTAGTCGAACACGCGCTCATGGGTCAGCGCGGCATACACCAGGTAACCCCCGGTGGTGTGCAGCACGCCCTTCGGCTTGCCGGTGGAGCCAGAGGTATAAAGGATGAACAGCGGTTCCTCGGCGCCCATTTCCTTCGGTGCACAGTGGCTGGAGGCCACTTTCATCAGGTCTTCAAACCAGATGTCGCGGTGCTGGTGCCAGGCGATGTCGCCACCGGTGCGCTTGCACACGATGATCTTCTGCACGCTGCTGGTTTCCGGGTTGGTCAGCGCCAGGTCGACGTTGGCCTTGAGCGGAGTACGACGGCCGCCACGCAGGCCCTCGTCGGCGGTGATCACCACCTTGGACTTGCAGTCGATGATGCGGCCAGCCAGGGCCTCCGGCGAGAAGCCGCCGAACACCACCGAGTGGATCGCACCGATGCGGGCGCAGGCCAGCATGGCCACCACGGCCTCGGGGATCATCGGCATGTAGATGGTCACCACATCGCCACGGTGCACGTCTTGGCCGCGCAGGGCGTTGGCGAACTTGCAGACCTGCTCGTGCAGCTCGCGGTAGGTGATGTTGCGGTGTTCGGAAGGGTCGTCGCCTTCCCAGATGATTGCCAGCTGGTCGCCACGCTCTTCAAGGTGGCGGTCCAGGCAATTGGAGGAAACGTTCAGAGTGCCGTCGGCGAACCACTTGATATCGACATGGTGGTCGTCGAACGAGGTCTGCTTGACCTTGGTGAACGGCTTGATCCAGTCCAGACGCTGGGCTTGCTCACGCCAGAAGCCGTCCGGGTTGATCACCGATTGCTGGTACATGGCCTTGTAGGTGGCCTCGTCGGTCAGGGTAGTGGCCGCAACCTCGGGGCGAACGGGATACAGTGGAGCCGCACTCATCTGTGTTACCTCGGTGTAATAGTTGTTTTTGTATGGAATCGTTTGTAACTGTACCAGAGCGGGAAAAACCATACGACGATGGTAGTAGCGCGACGTGAAAATCTTCATGTGAACAGCGAGGAAGGCTCTAGCCCGCAGCTGCCGGCCCGGCCAGGGGAAAAGGCGATAGCAGATACCGAGGGA carries:
- the argR gene encoding transcriptional regulator ArgR, translating into MTTQRIGFLIWPSTKPLTLALAEEVLQVAQRVHPEVVYEIAFLQAEPAEEGAWRLPGEPWNGRLEGCHKLFLLADDLPQAVGSALSTALKQLARSGCMIGGLSAGVYPLAMLGLLDGYRAAVHWRWQDDFAERFPKVIATSHLFDWDRDRLTACGGMAVTDLLLAVLARDHGAELAGAVSEELVVERIREGGERQRIPLQNRLGSSHPKLTQAVLLMEANIEEPLTTDEIAQHVCVSRRQLERIFKQYLNRVPSQYYLELRLNKARQMLMQTSKSIIQIGLSCGFSSGPHFSSAYRNFFGATPREDRNQRRSSSPFELSSAPAEKG
- a CDS encoding ABC transporter ATP-binding protein, encoding MYKLEVQDLHKRYGSHEVLKGVSLAAKAGDVISIIGSSGSGKSTFLRCINLLEQPHAGKILLNNEELKLVAGKDGALKASDPRQLQRMRSRLSMVFQHFNLWSHMTALENIIEAPVHVLGMNKKEALEKAEHYLAKVGVAHRKDAFPGHMSGGEQQRVAIARALAMEPEVMLFDEPTSALDPELVGDVLKVMQALAQEGRTMVVVTHEMGFAREVSNQLVFLHKGLVEETGCPREVLANPQSERLKQFLSGSLK
- a CDS encoding ABC transporter permease; translation: MIFDYNVVWEAMPLYLGGLLTTLKLLALSLLFGLVAAIPLGLMRVSKQPLVNMGAWLYTYVIRGTPMLVQLFLIYYGLAQFEAVRESIFWPWLSSATFCACLAFAINTSAYTAEIIAGSLKATPHGEIEAAKAMGMSRMKMYRRILLPSALRRALPQYSNEVIMMLQTTSLASIVTLIDITGAARTVNAQYYLPFEAYITAGVFYLCLTFILVRLFKMAERRWLGYLAPRKH
- a CDS encoding ABC transporter permease, which codes for MLKGYGAVILDGAWLTLQLALSSMALAIVLGLIGVALRLSPVRWLAWLGDLYSTVIRGIPDLVLILLIFYGGQDIINRVAPLLGYDDYIDLNPLVAGIGTLGFIFGAYLSETFRGAFLGIPKGQAEAGVAYGMSARQVFFRIQVPQMIRLAIPGFTNNWLVLTKATALISVVGLQDMMFKAKQAADATREPFTFFLAVAALYLVITSISLLALKYLERRYSVGVKVAEL
- a CDS encoding ABC transporter substrate-binding protein — translated: MKKLALLGALALSVFSLVSQADEKPLKIGIEAAYPPFAFKQPDGSIAGFDYDIGNALCEEMKAKCTWVEQEFDGLIPALKVRKIDAILSSMSITDDRKKSVDFTKRYYLTPARLVMKDGTTVSDSLDELKGKKIGVQRGSIHDRFAKEVLAPKGATVVPYGTQNEIYLDVAAGRLDGTVADATLLEDGFLKTDAGKGFAFVGPSFTDVKYFGDGVGIAVRKGDDANRERINKAIDAIRANGKYKEIEKKYFNFDIYGPDSN
- the acs gene encoding acetate--CoA ligase — protein: MSAAPLYPVRPEVAATTLTDEATYKAMYQQSVINPDGFWREQAQRLDWIKPFTKVKQTSFDDHHVDIKWFADGTLNVSSNCLDRHLEERGDQLAIIWEGDDPSEHRNITYRELHEQVCKFANALRGQDVHRGDVVTIYMPMIPEAVVAMLACARIGAIHSVVFGGFSPEALAGRIIDCKSKVVITADEGLRGGRRTPLKANVDLALTNPETSSVQKIIVCKRTGGDIAWHQHRDIWFEDLMKVASSHCAPKEMGAEEPLFILYTSGSTGKPKGVLHTTGGYLVYAALTHERVFDYRPGEVYWCTADVGWVTGHSYIVYGPLANGATTLLFEGVPNYPDITRVSKIVDKHKVNILYTAPTAIRAMMAEGQAAVAGADGSSLRLLGSVGEPINPEAWNWYYKTVGKERCPIVDTWWQTETGGVLISPLPGATALKPGSATRPFFGVVPALVDNLGNLIEGAAEGNLVILDSWPGQSRSLYGDHDRFVDTYFKTFRGMYFTGDGARRDEDGYYWITGRVDDVLNVSGHRMGTAEIESAMVAHAKVAEAAVVGVPHDIKGQGIYVYVTLNAGIEPSEQLRLELKNWVRKEIGPIASPDVIQWAPGLPKTRSGKIMRRILRKIATAEYDALGDISTLADPGVVQHLIDTHKAMSLASA